The Nicotiana tomentosiformis chromosome 2, ASM39032v3, whole genome shotgun sequence genome includes the window cttcatcaTCTTTAGTACTTGCATTCACTTGAATCGACCACATAGATGAATTGTCGTCATTCTCTTTACTTTCAGCCTCACCTCCTTGGTATGTCACCACAGAGGAACACACTGATGATTCTTCTGACCCTTCAGATTTTTCAGAAAAATCAAGTAGCAGAGATCTTGTTATGTAACTCTTCTCAGATTCAAGACTCCCCTGCTTTTCCTCCTCAAACATCTCATTCATTATCTataacgtaaaaaaaaaaaaaaatcattaataTCTATAATAATCAAACGAAACCCAAGTAAATCAAGAATGAGTCTTTCTTTATACCTGAGAAATGACAAGCTTGTCTTCAACAGGGGAAGCAGTAACAGCAGGCAACTCATTGACAGAGAGATCCATAAGAGGAGTGTTTGCTGGAGTTGGGGCAAGAAGACCCATTGGAGAGTTAACAATGCCTTTGAGATGAACAAAAGGCCTATTTTCCAATGAAATTTTCGAGAGCACGGCTTCTTCTTCAACTTTTTGCAACAAAGTCTTAACTTGCCCCCTCAACAAAGCCTCCCCAGATCCAGGAGTAATGCAGTATTTGGCTTGACCATTAGTCCTTTTTTTGGACATTTCAGAAGATGGGGTCTCTAAATTCCCCATAGCTAAGCCAACAATGGGGGAATCATTTGTTATGTCAATCAAAGCTGATTGTTTTCCAGTTCTTTGTCTTGATTGTGTAACTGCTTTCTTCTCAGATTCATCAATTTTCTCTGAACAAGAAAAGAGCAATAGAGAAATGAATTTTTGGAAAAAAGAAAATCAGATAAACATTTTAGAAATGAAAGGGTAAGATAAACTTACTTGACAGAGGGATCTTGTTAGCACTGTTTACAGCAGCCAAGGCTTGTGATCTTGTCACTcttcttgttgttgatgatggAGTCTCCATTGATGAATCAAAGAAAATTTGCAAGTAAGTTTAATTTTGAGTTACTGGAGAATGGGATTTACTATTAAGAAGATCGAGAAATGTAGACAGAAATTCGCAGAAAAGAGTAATGCACTGAGATGATGAAGTTTGGGCAAAGAGAATATGACTTTATAGTTGTGGAAATAGGGTTTGCGGACAGGCAAAAATGAAGTGACCGTTAGAGCGTTCTGAAGGCGGCGTGCTAGCAAACTAGCCGTTAGGATTTGAAACGGGGACTTGGGCTTCTTTGCGGGCGTTTCAAGCCCACCCGGCCTGTGTTTGGGCTGGTCCGGAGGGTAAGTCCGGTTTCGAAAGTTTTCATTAGCCCAAGTCAGTGGCCTGTCTTTTGTGTTTGTTTGTGAGATGAAAACGTATTTTTGGACCACTTGTTAATATTGAGAAATCACCACTTCTGTAtgtgaaaataaaatttgaaccAAAGTACCCCTAACTAGAAGGAGGAGGTGATGGTAACAAAGGTGGTTGCGTGAAGGGGGAAGTGGTGGTGGAAGAAGACGCAAAGGGAGGGATAAAATAGGGGTTGGGGCCATAGGCGGATCTATGATTTAAATATTACGGGTTAAACTTTTAAGGTTTTTAaaattgaacccattatatttttaaagttatgtgtTCACAcctagcatttttatattttttaatgaatctttacatataaatttttactccgcatCGAAAAGGTTCTAACACTACATTAGCCTCTGGTTTGGGCGGTCCACCACATCAGAATTTCAGGCTACCTAGGATGTGTTTTCATTGTGGTGGATCAAAAATATACTTAG containing:
- the LOC104086277 gene encoding uncharacterized protein → METPSSTTRRVTRSQALAAVNSANKIPLSKKIDESEKKAVTQSRQRTGKQSALIDITNDSPIVGLAMGNLETPSSEMSKKRTNGQAKYCITPGSGEALLRGQVKTLLQKVEEEAVLSKISLENRPFVHLKGIVNSPMGLLAPTPANTPLMDLSVNELPAVTASPVEDKLVISQIMNEMFEEEKQGSLESEKSYITRSLLLDFSEKSEGSEESSVCSSVVTYQGGEAESKENDDNSSMWSIQVNASTKDDEEDEEEGLEEEEEEYGDLVDELCEAISKINMNAKFEGKHTRFVYNSEDEIEGVEEEDASAASPGVLHLKGLPTPKGKHLRFPEENEEH